A stretch of Triticum aestivum cultivar Chinese Spring chromosome 1D, IWGSC CS RefSeq v2.1, whole genome shotgun sequence DNA encodes these proteins:
- the LOC123177603 gene encoding GATA transcription factor 15: MATSTFSLFFPPLPSSKGQWPVAEETAYSYDDHSTVTTLSPSSPASSASSGYLVDCTLSLGTPSTRQPELDRTKHGAPPQAYPSVSAGAEPCYYHQQQGRGGAAGHDQLLDRRCANCGTASTPLWRNGPRGPKSLCNACGIRFKKEERRAAETNAGGGCGYVAQRAHVSAPRAVPYAEEALPYAGAVDGPFLAWRLNGVPPAPAFSAWPDRQHGVYQYN; encoded by the exons ATGGCCACCTCCACCTTCTCGCTCTTCTTCCCGCCGCTGCCAAGCAGCAAGGGCCAGTGGCCGGTGGCTGAGGAAACTGCCTACTCGTACGACGACCACAGCACCGTCACCACCCTCTCTCCTTCCTccccggcctcctctgcttcctcgGGATACCTCGTGGACTGCACGCTCTCCCTCGGCACGCCGTCGACACGCCAACCCGAGCTGGACCGCACCAAGCACGGGGCTCCGCCGCAGGCCTACCCGTCCGTGTCCGCCGGGGCCGAGCCCTGCTACTACCACCAGcagcagggcaggggcggcgccgcCGGGCACGACCAGCTCCTCGACCGCCGCTGCGCCAACTGCGGCACCGCGTCCACGCCGCTCTGGAGGAACGGCCCCCGCGGACCCAAG TCGCTGTGCAACGCGTGCGGCATCCGGTTCAAGAAGGAGGAGCGCCGCGCGGCGGAGACCAATGCCGGCGGCGGGTGCGGCTACGTCGCGCAGCGGGCGCACGTGTCGGCCCCTCGCGCCGTGCCGTACGCGGAGGAGGCGCTTCCTTACGCCGGCGCCGTCGACGGGCCGTTCCTGGCGTGGCGGCTGAACGGCGTCCCGCCGGCCCCGGCGTTCTCGGCGTGGCCCGACAGGCAGCACGGAGTGTACCAGTacaactag